In Mobula hypostoma unplaced genomic scaffold, sMobHyp1.1 scaffold_82, whole genome shotgun sequence, one DNA window encodes the following:
- the LOC134342186 gene encoding oocyte zinc finger protein XlCOF6-like: MADQRVHTRERPFTCSDCGKGFHQSTTLLVHKSVHTGERPFTCSDCGKGFTQSSNLIVHQRVHIREKPFTCSDCGKGFTRSSDLLVHQRVHTGERPFTCSDCGMGFTRSSKLKEHQRIHTGEWPFTCSDCGKGFTCLSKLKVHQRVHTGERPFTCSDCGKGFTRSSKLLAHQSVHTGERPFTCSDCGKGFTCSSNLKAHQRVHTGERLFTCSDCGKGFTRSPDLLVHQRVHTAERPFICSDCGKGFTRSPDLLAHQRVHTGERPFSCSDCGKGFSRSPDLLVHQRVHTGERPFTCSDCGRRFTQSSTLQRHQSVHTGERPFSCSVCGKTFTRSSNLESHQRVHTGEKPFTCSECGKGFTRSSSLESHQRVHTGEKPFTCSECGKRFTWSSQLLVHQRLHTGERPFTCSDCGKGFTSSSQLKVHQRVHTGERPFTCSDCGKGFTQSSDLKAHQRVHTGERPFTCSDCGKGFTCSSHLKVHQRVHTGERPFTCSDCGKRFTMSSDLLKHQSVHTRERPFTCSDCGKGFTRSSYLIVHQRIHTGEWPFSCSDCGKGFTWSSQLKVHQRLHTGERPFTCSDCGKGFTLSSHLKEHQRVHTGERPFTCSDCGKGFASSSPLKVHQRLHTGERPFTCSVCGKRFTLSTDLLRHQSVHTREWPFTCSDCGKGFTSSSNLKVHQRVHTGERHFYAQTVRRDSHRHLK, translated from the exons ATGGCtgaccagcgagttcacaccagggagcgtccgttcacctgctcagactgtgggaagggattccatCAGTCAACCACCCTACTGGTAcacaagtcagttcacactggggagaggccgttcacctgctcagactgtgggaagggattcactcaatcgTCCAACCTAATAgtgcatcagcgagttcacatcagggagaagccattcacctgctcagactgcgggaagggattcactcggtcatctgacctactggtgcaccaacgagttcacactggggagaggccattcacctgctcagattgtgggatgggattcactcggtcatccaaactgaaggaacatcagagAATTCACACCGGGgaatggccattcacctgctcagactgtgggaagggattcacttgtttatctaaactgaaggtacatcagcgagttcacactggagagaggccgttcacctgctcagactgtgggaagggattcactcggtcatccaagctactggcacaccagtcagttcacactggagagaggccattcacctgctcagactgcgggaagggattcacttgctcatctaatcTGAAggcacatcagcgagttcacactggagagaggctgttcacctgctcagactgtggaaagggCTTTACTCGGTCACCCGACCTACtggtacaccagcgagttcacactgcagagaggccgttcatctgctcagactgtgggaagggattcactcggtcacccgacctactggcacaccagagagttcacactggagagaggccgttcagctgctcagactgtgggaaggggttcagTCGGTCACCCGACCTACtggtacaccagcgagttcacactggggagaggccgttcacctgttcagactgtgggaggaggtTCACTCAGTCCTCCACTttacagagacaccagtcagttcacacaggggagaggccgttcagctgctcagtctgtgggaagacattcactcggtcatccaacctggagagtcatcagcgagttcacactggggagaagccattcacctgctcagaatgtgggaagggattcactcggtcatccagcctagagagtcatcagcgagttcacacaggggagaagccgttcacctgctcagaatgtgggaagagattcacttggtcatcccaactactg gtacatcagcgacttcacactggcgagaggccgttcacctgctcagactgtgggaagggattcacttcgtcatctcaactgaaggtacatcagcgagttcacactggagagaggccgttcacctgctcagactgtgggaagggattcactcagtcatctgacctaaaggctcaccagcgagttcacaccggggagaggccattcacctgctcggactgtgggaagggattcacttgctcatctcacctgaaggtacatcagcgagttcacaccggggagcggccattcacctgctcagactgcgggaagagATTCACTATGTCATCTGATCTACTaaaacaccagtcagttcacaccagagagaggccattcacctgctcagactgtgggaagggattcactcggtcatcttaCCTAATAGtacaccagcgaattcacactggagaGTGGCCGTTCTCCTGCtcggattgtgggaagggattcacttggtcatctcaactgaaggtacatcagcgacttcacactggcgagaggccgttcacctgctcagactgtgggaagggattcactctatCATCTCATCTGAaagaacatcagcgagttcatactggagagaggccattcacctgctcagactgtgggaagggattcgcttCGTCATCtccactgaaggtacatcagcgacttcacactggcgagaggccattcacctgctcagtgtgtgggaagagattcactttgTCAACTgatctactgagacaccagtcagttcacaccagagagtggccattcacctgctcagactgtgggaagggattcacttcgtcatctaatctgaaggtacaccagcgagttcacactggggagaggcatTTTTATGCTCAgactgtgagaagggattcacatCGTCATCTAAAgtga
- the LOC134342185 gene encoding zinc finger protein 239-like, which translates to MAHQRVHTGEQLFTCSDCGKGFTRSSALLRHQAVHTGERPFTCPDCGKGFTCSSKLKVHQRVHTGERPFICSDCGKGFSSSSQLKIHQRFHTGERPFTCSDCGKGFTSSSELKGHQRFHTGEKPFTCSDCGKGFTRSSDLLVHTSVHTGERPFKCSDCGKGFTQSSKLKVHQRVHTGERLFTCSVCGKGFTWSSNLKAHQRVHTRELPFTCSDCGKGFTYSSHLKEHQRVHTGERPFTCSDCGKGFTRSSHLLVHKSVHTGERPFTCSVCGKGFTQSSQLKEHQSVHTGERPFTCSECGKGFTRSFHLLRHQRLHTV; encoded by the coding sequence atggctcaccagcgagttcacactggagagcagctgttcacctgctcagactgtgggaagggattcactcggtcatccgccctactgagacaccaggcagttcacaccggggagcggccgttcacctgcccagactgtgggaagggatttacttgctcatctaaactgaaggtacatcagagagttcacactggagagaggcctttcatctgctcagactgtgggaagggattcagttcatcatctcaactgaagatacatcagcgatttcacactggggagcggccgttcacctgctcagactgtgggaagggattcacttcgtcatctgaactgaagggaCATCAGCGATTTCACACCGgtgagaagccgttcacctgctcagactgtgggaagggattcactcggtcatccgacCTACTGGTACATACGtcagttcatactggggagaggccgttcaaatgctcagactgtgggaagggattcactcagtcatctaaactgaaggtacatcagagagttcacactggggagaggttattcacctgctcagtgtgtgggaagggattcacttggtcatctaaCCTAaaggcacaccagcgagttcacaccagggagctgccgttcacctgctcagactgtgggaagggattcacttactcatctcatctgaaggaacatcagagagttcacactggggagagaccattcacctgctcagactgtgggaagggattcactcggtcatcccacctacttgtacacaagtcagttcacacaggggagaggccgttcacctgttcagtgtgtgggaagggattcactcagtcatctcaattGAAggaacaccagtcagttcacactggggagaggccattcacctgctcagaatgtggaaaaggattcactcggtcattccACCTCCTGAGACACCAGCGACTTCACACTGTgtag